A genomic stretch from Methylophilus medardicus includes:
- a CDS encoding AMP-binding protein, translating into MILQAIRTHAAQTPAKPALEGTDAQLSYHALVAEIDRLSADLVALTPQATVALALDNGPAWVVLDLALLSAGWTNVPVPAFFSASQKQHAIADAGVSFVLTEAPEYWQQWYADSVQLASWQVAGQTIQLIQLNSHHRATDVQKITYTSGTTGAPKGVCLTTHAMWQVANSIATWIVPNDADRHFCVLPLATLLENVAGVYASLISGATVVVYPSQMVGFSGSQFDIQRLYQGLQSSEATTAILIPELLRALVACLDAGQGALPHLRFVAVGGAKVSPGLITQAHALGLPVYEGYGLSECASVVTLNTPQSHKPGSIGKPLPHVQLRVDHTGELWVKGALYEGYTQGAADIAAPVLDAQGFLATGDLAYQDADGDWYLSGRKKNMFITSFGRNVSPEWVESTLVHEAGLSQACVFGEARPFNVAIVVPQPQVSVEQVAQAIAKVNLHLPDYAQVGDVVFTQQPFSPHNGQLTANGRLKREVIAEAYASEIHAIYEGIS; encoded by the coding sequence ATGATACTGCAAGCGATACGGACGCACGCGGCGCAAACCCCCGCCAAGCCCGCACTTGAAGGGACTGATGCCCAATTGAGCTACCATGCACTGGTGGCGGAGATTGATCGACTGTCGGCAGATTTAGTCGCGTTGACCCCCCAGGCCACGGTGGCGTTAGCCCTAGATAATGGTCCTGCTTGGGTGGTGCTGGATTTAGCGCTGCTGTCTGCTGGCTGGACTAATGTGCCTGTACCGGCCTTCTTTTCGGCCAGCCAAAAGCAACATGCGATCGCCGATGCCGGGGTGAGTTTTGTGCTCACGGAGGCGCCAGAATACTGGCAGCAATGGTATGCCGACAGTGTGCAGTTGGCATCCTGGCAAGTTGCTGGCCAAACTATCCAGCTGATACAGTTGAATTCGCATCATCGCGCCACCGATGTGCAGAAAATTACCTATACCTCAGGCACCACTGGCGCCCCCAAAGGTGTTTGCTTGACCACACATGCCATGTGGCAAGTCGCAAACTCCATTGCAACATGGATTGTGCCCAACGATGCTGACCGACATTTTTGTGTTTTGCCTCTGGCCACGTTGCTCGAAAACGTGGCGGGTGTTTACGCAAGTCTGATTTCTGGCGCAACTGTCGTGGTCTACCCGAGCCAAATGGTGGGCTTTAGCGGCAGCCAATTTGATATCCAGCGACTCTATCAGGGCTTACAAAGCAGTGAGGCGACCACCGCCATTTTGATTCCTGAGTTATTGCGTGCGCTGGTGGCTTGTCTCGATGCCGGGCAGGGAGCACTGCCGCATTTGCGCTTCGTCGCGGTGGGGGGTGCCAAAGTGAGTCCTGGGTTAATCACACAAGCACATGCGTTGGGTTTGCCCGTGTATGAAGGTTACGGCTTGTCTGAGTGCGCGTCGGTGGTTACCTTGAACACGCCACAATCTCACAAACCGGGTAGCATAGGCAAACCTTTGCCGCATGTGCAGTTGCGGGTAGACCATACCGGTGAGCTTTGGGTCAAAGGCGCGCTGTACGAAGGTTACACGCAGGGTGCCGCGGACATTGCAGCACCTGTGCTAGATGCACAAGGCTTTCTAGCCACTGGCGATTTGGCTTATCAGGATGCAGACGGGGATTGGTACCTTTCAGGGCGCAAAAAAAATATGTTTATCACCTCATTTGGGCGCAATGTATCCCCGGAGTGGGTAGAGAGTACCTTGGTACACGAGGCCGGGTTATCCCAAGCCTGTGTGTTTGGAGAAGCGCGGCCGTTTAATGTGGCGATTGTGGTGCCGCAGCCGCAGGTCAGTGTTGAGCAAGTGGCTCAAGCCATTGCAAAAGTCAATTTGCATCTGCCGGATTACGCACAAGTGGGGGACGTGGTGTTTACCCAGCAGCCATTTAGCCCGCATAACGGACAACTTACGGCCAATGGCCGCTTAAAACGCGAAGTGATTGCTGAGGCCTATGCTTCAGAAATCCACGCGATCTATGAAGGAATATCATGA
- a CDS encoding thermostable hemolysin: MMVVESLSMLHTESNTPFYQAASAYELRPFAQAKRYQVNEITGHLVERGAPCRQEVEAFIAAIFKQVYGAEVNHFMPQLVALRDASGVLMAAFGLRNAAQEPLFLEQYLDEPIEQLMSRQLDREIKREEITCIGNLAVANPRNAGVLIAHVIQHSLSMNLPWGVATAHHSLQNGLIKGGVDLFPLAVADAQRLTMEERAKWGSYYKHTPQIVAIRGVAVP, encoded by the coding sequence ATGATGGTTGTCGAAAGCCTTAGCATGTTGCATACAGAATCCAATACACCGTTTTATCAAGCCGCCTCTGCGTATGAGTTGAGACCCTTTGCGCAGGCGAAGCGTTATCAAGTCAACGAGATCACTGGTCACCTGGTGGAACGGGGCGCGCCTTGCCGGCAAGAGGTAGAGGCGTTTATTGCCGCAATTTTCAAGCAAGTGTATGGCGCAGAAGTGAACCACTTTATGCCGCAGTTGGTGGCCTTGCGGGATGCCAGCGGTGTGTTAATGGCAGCGTTTGGCCTGCGCAATGCGGCACAAGAGCCTCTGTTTCTTGAGCAATATCTAGACGAGCCGATTGAGCAGTTGATGTCACGCCAACTCGACAGAGAGATAAAGCGTGAAGAAATTACCTGCATTGGCAATCTGGCGGTCGCTAATCCACGGAATGCGGGTGTGCTGATTGCACATGTGATTCAGCATAGCTTGAGCATGAATTTGCCTTGGGGCGTGGCGACCGCGCATCACAGTTTGCAAAATGGGCTGATTAAAGGTGGTGTCGATTTGTTTCCGCTGGCCGTCGCCGATGCGCAGCGATTAACGATGGAAGAGCGTGCGAAGTGGGGGAGTTATTACAAGCATACCCCGCAAATTGTCGCTATTCGTGGCGTGGCAGTCCCTTGA
- a CDS encoding phosphatase PAP2 family protein: MVSTERLNNAPMQPHWIPTPTIRILWLLWILAAGGIVWLANATHIDLWLADQQFDFSQHRFPLKHAFFYETVMHTYAKHLLTIVWLGLVWLAWLPAGAWGDRLSKATRYKLRWIVILALFNAVVISCLKHQMPHACPWDIARYGGDASWVATFSAHPAMQAGHCFPAGHTTSGVWLAALSLLFLPHAPRKALLVGIAGLAVGFILGWAQQIRGAHFLSHTLTSLWLMCGWLLMVVTFSKSRIS; the protein is encoded by the coding sequence ATGGTTTCAACCGAGCGATTAAATAATGCCCCCATGCAACCCCACTGGATACCCACGCCGACGATCCGCATACTTTGGCTGTTGTGGATTTTAGCGGCGGGCGGCATCGTCTGGCTGGCTAACGCAACGCACATCGATTTGTGGTTAGCCGATCAGCAGTTTGACTTCAGCCAACACCGCTTTCCACTCAAACATGCGTTTTTTTATGAAACCGTCATGCACACCTATGCCAAACACTTGCTGACCATCGTCTGGCTCGGGTTGGTGTGGCTGGCATGGTTGCCGGCAGGCGCTTGGGGCGACCGCCTCTCTAAGGCAACCCGTTACAAATTACGCTGGATCGTGATCCTAGCGTTGTTCAATGCGGTGGTGATTTCTTGCCTCAAACATCAAATGCCGCATGCATGCCCATGGGATATCGCACGTTATGGCGGCGACGCCAGTTGGGTTGCAACCTTCAGCGCGCATCCAGCGATGCAAGCCGGTCATTGTTTCCCAGCTGGGCATACGACCAGTGGTGTCTGGCTGGCTGCGTTAAGCCTGTTATTTTTACCACACGCACCGCGCAAAGCACTGCTGGTGGGCATTGCCGGACTGGCGGTCGGATTCATCCTTGGATGGGCGCAGCAAATCCGTGGCGCGCATTTTTTATCGCATACGCTGACTTCACTTTGGTTAATGTGTGGTTGGTTATTGATGGTGGTTACTTTTTCGAAAAGTCGTATTTCATGA
- a CDS encoding phosphoethanolamine transferase — MKIFVTLTRLIRSLFSPQICLIWGVSLWLMLTGNHALFEHLLNLYPLNVHNAGFIISISLFFTFSITLWLMLLNHGKSARWVLAIIVLSAAWAAYYMDEFGVIIDHVMLDNAANTDKQEVLGLLSWGFLIKMLLLGVVPAFLLIKKTPARFFKRDSIAIRLKQIALLVLGMILVILPFSADYATFIREHKMVRMYANPTFFHYSLIKWGAQKLFTHHITGLKKTALDTRNVETDQHHELIIMVVGETARFDRFSLNGYQRPTNPRLSKEAVVSFKSVTSCGTSTGVSVPCMFSMLSRKQYDEETALHTENALDVLSREGVKVLWRDNNSDSKGVALRVPYEDFKSPAHNPVCDDNECRDIGMLSGLDKFVAENKDHDILIVLHQMGNHGPEYYRRYPDQFKQFTPICKTGRLSECSQQEIDNSYDNAILYTDYFLSEVIQFLKKYDNKRETAMLYVSDHGESLGEHGIYLHAAPYMMAPQEQTHVPAILWLGQHFDYQLPQVKPYENYPLSHDDVFCTLLTAYELKSEVCHAEFGWLAQNRELIEEQAKHLLPAK, encoded by the coding sequence ATGAAGATTTTTGTTACGCTGACGCGATTGATTCGCAGCCTGTTTAGTCCCCAGATCTGCCTGATATGGGGGGTGAGTCTATGGTTAATGCTCACGGGCAATCACGCCTTATTTGAACATTTGCTCAATCTGTATCCGCTCAATGTGCACAATGCTGGTTTTATTATCAGCATCAGCCTGTTTTTTACGTTTAGCATCACCCTATGGCTGATGCTGTTAAACCATGGCAAATCAGCGCGCTGGGTACTCGCCATCATCGTGCTCTCTGCGGCTTGGGCGGCCTACTATATGGATGAGTTCGGCGTGATTATCGACCACGTCATGCTGGATAATGCGGCCAACACCGATAAACAAGAGGTATTGGGCCTGTTGTCATGGGGCTTTTTAATCAAAATGCTTTTATTGGGTGTGGTCCCAGCCTTCCTGCTGATCAAAAAAACACCTGCCCGCTTTTTTAAGCGGGATAGCATTGCCATCCGACTCAAACAGATTGCCTTGTTGGTATTGGGCATGATTCTGGTGATTCTGCCGTTCAGCGCAGATTACGCAACGTTTATCCGCGAACATAAAATGGTGCGCATGTACGCCAATCCGACGTTCTTTCATTACTCGCTGATTAAATGGGGCGCGCAAAAACTGTTTACCCACCACATCACTGGCTTGAAAAAAACGGCCTTAGATACCCGCAACGTCGAGACAGATCAACACCATGAGCTCATCATTATGGTGGTGGGTGAAACAGCACGGTTTGATCGTTTTTCACTCAATGGCTATCAACGGCCAACCAATCCAAGACTCAGTAAAGAGGCTGTTGTGAGCTTTAAGAGCGTCACGTCATGCGGCACCTCCACTGGGGTGTCAGTCCCTTGCATGTTTTCGATGCTGAGCCGCAAGCAATACGATGAGGAAACCGCCCTGCACACGGAAAACGCGCTTGATGTACTGAGCCGTGAAGGGGTCAAAGTGTTGTGGCGAGATAATAATTCTGACTCCAAAGGGGTGGCCTTGCGCGTGCCTTATGAGGACTTTAAATCACCCGCGCACAATCCGGTCTGCGATGACAACGAGTGCCGGGACATCGGCATGCTGAGCGGTCTTGATAAATTTGTGGCAGAAAACAAAGACCATGACATCCTGATTGTGCTCCACCAGATGGGCAATCATGGGCCTGAGTATTACCGCCGCTACCCTGACCAGTTCAAGCAATTTACGCCCATTTGCAAGACCGGGCGCCTGTCAGAATGCTCGCAGCAAGAAATCGACAATTCGTACGACAATGCCATTTTGTACACCGACTATTTTTTGTCTGAGGTGATTCAGTTTTTGAAAAAATATGACAACAAGCGTGAAACTGCAATGTTATATGTGTCTGACCACGGCGAGTCATTGGGTGAGCATGGCATTTATCTCCATGCCGCCCCCTATATGATGGCGCCTCAAGAGCAAACCCATGTGCCAGCGATTTTATGGCTAGGTCAGCACTTTGATTACCAACTGCCTCAGGTAAAACCCTATGAGAATTATCCCTTAAGCCATGATGATGTGTTTTGCACCTTGTTGACCGCCTATGAGCTTAAGTCTGAGGTCTGCCATGCCGAATTTGGCTGGTTGGCGCAAAATAGAGAGTTGATCGAAGAACAAGCCAAACATTTGTTGCCCGCCAAATAA
- a CDS encoding sensor histidine kinase produces the protein MLLIAFLLAGLLPALLVSLLSFYQARQALRVEIQHDLQTTGKAVAEHVDRVINERVRNVRSWSQLAIMQDLLIGDIDKRLSIFLAETRRSYAEQYVSLDVTDLQGRIIASSRPEKISASLATPPIWMSFRDNGQTITVYQLDQQQLMISAPVMSQNTLQPMGQLTATFNWQVIEKLLDHAAQHSTELALVDNQDNSLAQSKQWSNQAHSLHARAVVTSQLPLNGWQIHLNKDHDVAVAPVHRLGLIFIALLGVILVGSVILVRPLAQNISRPLEALTRYVQRFRQPGSLPPPSSGPAEVQSLHQAFTQMATDLHASEQQLTRAAKLAVVGEMAAAMSHEVRTPLGIMRSSADVLLRESQLSDDGREVLGFIISETERLNKLVSSLIDAARPRPLNKIPLDLQAHLKHVMAMLQKQAQHKQITLSLRSTQPVMIEADQDQMTQVLVNLLMNAIQILPEGGQIALDLTSRDQQAHIAVADNGPGVPANQQSHLFEAFFTQRAGGVGLGLAVVKQIIEAHNGTISYSTSEWQGAQFNLSLPLATA, from the coding sequence ATGCTTTTAATTGCATTTTTGCTTGCGGGCTTGCTGCCTGCGCTGTTGGTCAGCTTATTGAGCTTTTACCAAGCGCGACAGGCTCTCCGGGTTGAAATCCAACATGACTTGCAAACAACAGGCAAGGCGGTCGCCGAACACGTCGATCGCGTGATCAATGAACGAGTGCGGAATGTGCGTAGTTGGAGCCAACTTGCGATTATGCAGGACCTGCTGATCGGCGACATCGACAAACGCTTGTCGATTTTTTTAGCCGAGACCCGACGAAGTTACGCAGAGCAATACGTCAGTCTCGACGTTACCGATTTACAGGGGCGGATTATTGCCTCTAGCCGGCCCGAAAAGATCAGTGCATCTTTAGCAACGCCGCCCATCTGGATGTCTTTTCGTGACAATGGGCAAACGATTACGGTGTATCAGCTTGACCAGCAGCAACTGATGATTTCTGCGCCAGTCATGTCTCAAAATACGTTGCAACCGATGGGGCAATTGACCGCCACCTTTAACTGGCAGGTGATAGAGAAACTACTCGATCATGCGGCGCAACACAGCACAGAGTTAGCGTTGGTAGACAATCAAGACAACTCACTCGCCCAATCAAAACAATGGTCAAACCAAGCACACAGCCTACATGCCAGAGCCGTTGTCACCAGCCAACTGCCGCTCAATGGCTGGCAGATTCATCTCAATAAAGATCACGATGTCGCAGTCGCGCCGGTGCATCGGCTAGGGTTGATTTTTATCGCCTTGTTGGGAGTGATTCTGGTGGGCTCGGTGATATTGGTCCGACCACTGGCTCAAAATATCAGCCGCCCATTGGAGGCGCTCACCCGCTACGTGCAACGTTTTCGGCAGCCCGGCAGCCTGCCACCTCCATCCAGTGGTCCGGCCGAGGTGCAATCATTGCATCAGGCGTTTACCCAAATGGCCACTGATCTGCACGCATCGGAGCAACAGCTGACGCGAGCGGCCAAACTCGCGGTGGTGGGTGAAATGGCGGCCGCCATGAGTCACGAGGTACGCACACCGCTTGGTATCATGCGCTCCTCAGCGGATGTGCTGTTAAGGGAGTCACAACTGAGTGACGATGGCCGCGAAGTGCTTGGCTTTATCATTTCTGAAACAGAACGTTTAAACAAACTGGTCAGCAGCTTGATTGATGCGGCTCGCCCGCGACCGCTTAACAAAATACCACTTGATCTACAGGCGCATTTAAAACATGTGATGGCGATGTTGCAAAAACAGGCGCAACATAAACAGATTACGTTATCACTGCGGAGCACGCAGCCGGTGATGATTGAGGCAGACCAAGACCAAATGACCCAGGTCTTAGTCAACTTGCTGATGAATGCCATCCAAATTTTGCCAGAAGGCGGTCAAATCGCTCTCGACTTGACCAGTCGCGATCAGCAGGCGCACATTGCCGTGGCAGACAACGGCCCCGGCGTGCCAGCGAACCAACAAAGCCATTTATTTGAAGCCTTTTTTACCCAACGCGCTGGCGGTGTTGGGCTGGGGTTGGCGGTCGTCAAGCAAATCATTGAGGCCCACAATGGTACAATCAGCTATAGCACTAGCGAATGGCAAGGTGCCCAATTTAACTTATCCCTCCCGTTAGCGACCGCATAA